In the genome of Segatella copri, one region contains:
- the mtgA gene encoding monofunctional biosynthetic peptidoglycan transglycosylase yields MVLKKVRNIIKWVVVLFFSTTILAVVAYRFIPVYLTPLMIIRCFQQVADGESITLHHHWVSMEKISPHMPVAVMASEDARFLKHHGFDFDAIEHAAKNNARGGKVHGASTISQQTAKNVFLWPGRSWTRKGFEVYFTFLIELMWSKQRIMEVYLNSIEMGPGIYGVDAVAEYHFDKKAQDLFRGECALIAATLPNPRKFSSLHPSAYMKKRQRQIEHQMKFIPSFPREGEDYDPGTAVGGYRGK; encoded by the coding sequence ATGGTATTGAAAAAAGTTAGAAATATAATCAAATGGGTGGTGGTGCTGTTTTTCAGCACCACCATTCTTGCTGTAGTAGCCTATCGTTTCATCCCGGTGTATCTCACTCCGCTGATGATTATCCGCTGCTTTCAACAAGTGGCTGATGGCGAGAGTATTACGCTGCATCATCATTGGGTTTCGATGGAGAAAATCTCGCCCCACATGCCTGTGGCGGTGATGGCGAGCGAGGATGCCCGTTTTCTGAAGCATCATGGTTTCGACTTTGATGCCATTGAGCATGCGGCGAAGAACAATGCCCGTGGCGGCAAGGTGCACGGTGCCAGCACCATCAGTCAGCAGACGGCGAAGAACGTGTTCCTCTGGCCGGGCCGTTCGTGGACGCGCAAGGGATTCGAGGTATATTTCACCTTCCTCATCGAACTGATGTGGAGCAAGCAGCGCATCATGGAGGTTTATCTCAACAGCATCGAGATGGGTCCCGGAATCTATGGTGTGGATGCCGTGGCGGAGTATCATTTCGACAAGAAGGCGCAGGATCTGTTTCGTGGCGAATGTGCCCTGATAGCGGCCACGCTGCCTAATCCCCGCAAGTTCAGCTCCCTGCATCCTAGCGCCTACATGAAGAAGCGCCAGCGCCAGATAGAGCATCAGATGAAGTTCATCCCTTCCTTCCCTCGCGAAGGCGAGGATTACGACCCGGGTACTGCCGTGGGAGGATATAGGGGGAAGTGA